Part of the Augochlora pura isolate Apur16 chromosome 10, APUR_v2.2.1, whole genome shotgun sequence genome, CCGCGCGAGACAATGAGCGATCTATAACACCGGGGGACCGATAGATCCGTGAGAGAATACCCGTCCGTCTCTCCCTGGTGTGCGGTTATTTAAACGCGGCCAGGCACGGCGCAGCCGACTTAACAAACCGATGGTTTTTGCCGTAGACCGGGGCTCCCGGCTGAAAACGAGGATGAAAAACCGAAGGAAAGGCAGCGGCCAGCCGGTCGCGCGTAGAAAATCATGCTGTACGTATATATTGGTGAAGAATTCTCGAGGTCGTTCTCACGTAACAACACGGCAGACCGATCCAATGCCACGAGACGAGAGCTAGTGACGACCGGGGATCAAGATCTACCCCGAATCGTAACGTAACGCGCGTTTCCTTTCTTCTACCGTGGCCATGGAACCGATAAATCCTTCCGCGTACCGCTGGTCGCCGATCGGCAATTAAAACCGTGACTGTTTCCATGACGGATTTCTATTGAACCGATTCGTTTGGCTTTGTCAGGCCAAAGTTGGGTCCATTTGGACCCGTACGAACAGACGATCACAATTACTGATTGtgaaaaagatattatatGTTGCTACGTGTATACGATGTATGTATATTGCATGTATATGTTCTCTACGATAAGCGATAAAATACTTCTGAACGTAATTAGACgtttaacaatgaaatttatgaaCAAGAGGAATGGATGTTCTGAAACAAAATCAAATGTAAgcatgaaaatgatttttgtactAAAAACACGGTAAACGTAGATTGCCTGAGCAGTCGGTGGCCTAGGGAAGgggttcaatttatttttatggaaattattctCACTATAAGAGACTGGTTAACTTATAAGGAACTAATCTGCCATTTGTATTCATCCATTGTTTCGATCTAACTGTTGATGTTCGCATTCAACGATGCCCGCATATCCAATGCAGATagctatatgtatatctatatttgATATGTATATTTTAGCCGCGCAAGTATTATCATTCATAGATCAATGTCATTCATTTTATAGTCAAATGAAAGCTCAATAAAGAAACTAGTCTGAATATTACAGGATGTGGAATAATGATTTTGatggttttataaatttcttgtTGTGACACTGGAAATCCAACACAGTTCTTTGCTCTCTATCATGTGTTTTACCCCATAAGAGGACACTTGATATTTGTCACTCTAGCTTCAGTATTTTACTCTATATAGATATTCGATATCGTTCCCTAATATCGTTTCGTTGATATTCTATATGATTGGCATATCAATCTACGTGAAATACGATGcgcttaaaaaagaaatggcaATGGATATGGAAAGGCGCGACACGGAAATCTATACGTTTCTGGTTTGACGAGCGAAAAAAATTAGGATCGAGATTATCACGGTTATCTGCTCCGTTATATTTGATTCCATACACCGCGATTCATATATGAAAATCGCTCGATCTCTGaacaaataattgataatccTGGTGTCGTGTCAATATTTGACGATTCGTTTAAGGAAGAACAAACTGTATTCGCAAAACTTTAACGGATGTGGCATTGTTAGAActagaaaagaaaatcaacAAATACAGGAAAGTagacaaagaaatttttacagaTCTGATAGTAatgagaaaaatgatattgatttagtaataatgagaatacgaaaaatatatttaccatTATTCAGTCTGTGCAGGTTCTCTGTGTACTTGGACATCTATGATACCTTACAGAAGTGTAACTAGAACTAAAACGAATCCTACAGTTATGCGAACGATGATAGTAATCAGCAACAAGTTCTCTTTAAAGAGAAAGAACGTACTAAGCTCGGTTTCAGTCAACAGATTTATATATCTAGTGAGTAAGGCCGGAAAACGTTTGGAAAACCCCCTTTACTTCTACCATGCTCAATTTGTCACCACGGTTTAGATCGGCTGCGTCCTTACTGCAATACCTATGTAACCAGAAGCAATTACTGTCTTACTGTGATTGGgggataaaaaaaagtaataattgaatGTTATCACCGACGCATTAAATCGTAAatggactgcggatctttatgtcAGATCAAAATTTTCTGATGCAGCCATGGACAGCTTCAGTAAAATATGGAAATTCGTTTTAACTGTTAATaccttgaaaataatatgacaTTAACTAAtgaaatccgcaatctaatcACGAGTAGGAACTTCATCGAGAAGGACACTCCAGATGGAGTTCATCATTTGATtctatttatggaaaatgatccactaaatattcatgaacttatgtatgaatatttaaaggaATTGCATGCACATTAGATAAATTAGCGATCCTTATTGTTTTTAACTTCGCAAAATAGAAAAggtaaaataaacttttctgTAACGctgttaatgaattaatatttataattttgttatataaactGATTGCTTAAGGTACTGTTCCGCGTACACACATGATCGTCATCGTTGTTTCAACAGACGTAGTATAATTGGTTCATGAGTATACTTCCTTAATAGTAATGGTATGACGTTGTGGGATTACAGTGTAAATCcatttgttttcaatgaacaaaacagtttttattcagaatacaaaaaaaaacgattaGGATACATTCCTATTATAACATACTACCTTTATATATACCtctataaataacaaaaaatttaactttaaCAAGTTATAATCactattaaaagtaaatattaaaacaaatattgaagaagCGAAAACAATGTTATCGTTCAAGAACACATAGTTGTTAGATATTACTAAGCTTTCTGTGCAATAAACATTTGACATatagaaaatcaatatattagttatagatttatattggAGTTGGGCAGATTCCGATTACATGATTCAATTGTAGCGATTGCAAATTGTTCTGCTACTTTTATCAccaattacatattaattgtCATTAATGTATAATCAGACTATACTTGACCaactctaattttatatattactgttatataacaaatatatatcgttgtatacatatattcatataCAACAATCGTAAAGCGTAATACGTAGAAACAGATTCGAAATATCTTGACATacaaattcttcgaatactGATATTCATTATAGTAATAGCTGTTGCGTTCCAAGATAGAAACCTCATAATATCACAAAAgttgaaatagtaattacaataaaaaactatattgtattttgatACAAAAGAACTTACTGATACTATCCATAATCCAgtcattaatgtttaaaaaaatattgactcTTTTAAAAATGCTTCTTAAATGTGCTTGacaagataaaaatgttgttatacaaaatataaaatatatctatacagAGTCGGTGTTACTTACCTAAGCCAAACTATTAGtgttaaattgaaatgcaGTTAGAAAATTAGAACTTATCACCTCCGTTATGGTACAGCAAAATGCAGATAGAAATGCAGCGCAGACATTTTATGATTCCACTGATGAAAGTACttcaaattgaatattgtttttgtttaattcCTCGATCAAAGATGTTTTACCGAATGCAGCACCAGGAGATATAACACCACCACTGAAATCATTCAAAcggaattattaacaatgataatattaaaggaAATCAGAGGTAATCTGAttcaaaatgtaaatttaaacatACTTTCCCGGCATTTTTTCAGACTCTTTAAGAATCATTATGGCAGAAAATAACAGCATAGTGCATGTAGACGTGTATCCAGGATCGACACCACGGACTTGAGTAATCATCATTTTATTTGGTTTGGTCTTATGCTTATCAGTAGGTTCAGCCGATTTCTCGGTCCAGCCATTTGCaatgaatttgattttgaaattaGTATGTTCCCGCACATTTTTCGATGGACCTTCATGGTTTACATATCCACCAGTAAAGAATGAAGGATactgaaacaaattaaagaaatgtttataaattaaatgtgcATAATAATGCGCAGGATGGTCcagaattatatattgaactgaaaaaatatatttaaatagaccaCCCTGTTCTACGaagaataaaagataataatatgttaaacCTTCAGCAATATGTTACGACCACATTCAAATTTAGCCAGTATTCCAAAAACGGCACCGAAAAGCAGCGTCACCAACATAGAGAAAAGGGACCTGTTTGTTAAGATATCAATATCGATTAATACTAAATTCGTATTCacgattgaataaaaataaaatgatttacttGAATGTAACGTATGTCTGAATTTGTACAGGTCtttgtttatatttctcgtataaaaatcgttgagTGTGCAGAGCTACAGTACGATCGGATCCTGGAAATAATGTAGCCCAGGAAGAcataaatttatgaaacacgCCTCTGAAATTAGCGTTGTTAACATTAGTACATATAGACTATAGGTATTACTTATAAAGCATATTGTTTTTCCAACCTTCGCTTTAACTTTGGCTCAAGTGCAGGCAACTTTTCTGGATATAACTTACTGCGCAGAGCGCGTAAGTTACTATAATTAGCAACACCATAGACAGCAGACTCATAAGTTCCATAATGTATAAGTGCGGAATCAACGTTTGTGTTTACCCAAGCGGTTAGATAAGTTTCAATGGTGTTGACCTCAccatcaaatttattttgagtaaatattattccaagATCACAAGGTATACTGTCGAATCCACATGCACTTACAATGTAGACACCAGCATCTTGAGCTTCTTTGTCATATTTCAATTGCATGCTTTGTATgtactgaaatataaataaaagagttaaaaactGTTActaataaatcttttttagAAGGAGTTTtagaaagataattttatcacTCAGACCTCTGGTTCACCACTGACATCAACATGGTGAGTACGAGTAGCAATACATGCTTTAACAACTGGTTCTCCATAAAATCTATATGGGCCACAGCAATTGACAACCACTTTGGCTTGCTCTGTCATTTTTGTCAGTGACTCTTCATCTTTCAAATCAGCAACTATTATGGGTAcgttttctgaaatatttaaatacaattagtgaatttctacaatataaaattatatattacattatttggATATTCCTCAAATTATACAACTATCGtgtataaaaaacaattttaccaATATCAGGAGCAAAGTCTTTAATTATTCCTTCCAGAGCTTGTTTGCGACGTCCAGAAACGCCAAACTTAAATCCTTTTTCCTTAGACAACCGTGCTGCTGTCTCTACAGCTTGTCGACCGGTAAATCCGGTAGCaccaaatattacaatatctaATCTATCATTTGCCATGCTGATAATgtctataaaatagaatagcaTTAGAATaccattaatatattttagaaaca contains:
- the LOC144476156 gene encoding saccharopine dehydrogenase-like oxidoreductase; this encodes MANDRLDIVIFGATGFTGRQAVETAARLSKEKGFKFGVSGRRKQALEGIIKDFAPDIENVPIIVADLKDEESLTKMTEQAKVVVNCCGPYRFYGEPVVKACIATRTHHVDVSGEPEYIQSMQLKYDKEAQDAGVYIVSACGFDSIPCDLGIIFTQNKFDGEVNTIETYLTAWVNTNVDSALIHYGTYESAVYGVANYSNLRALRSKLYPEKLPALEPKLKRRGVFHKFMSSWATLFPGSDRTVALHTQRFLYEKYKQRPVQIQTYVTFKSLFSMLVTLLFGAVFGILAKFECGRNILLKYPSFFTGGYVNHEGPSKNVREHTNFKIKFIANGWTEKSAEPTDKHKTKPNKMMITQVRGVDPGYTSTCTMLLFSAIMILKESEKMPGNGGVISPGAAFGKTSLIEELNKNNIQFEVLSSVES